A single region of the Lycium barbarum isolate Lr01 chromosome 2, ASM1917538v2, whole genome shotgun sequence genome encodes:
- the LOC132628153 gene encoding uncharacterized protein LOC132628153, with product MTANIQKFRSLSTTVNHSFESRWILHHYRLLHHGPDTMEELLDRHVVKKEKSLDDDKNELLNRQRLTGSRREALSLYRDVIRATRFFMWANSQGIIWRDVLRENVRKEFEEARFERDPEVITRLLIGGRDALQAALEKLADKQKQEIEKQHGNSNTP from the coding sequence ATGACCGCTAATATCCAAAAATTCCGATCTCTTTCAACCACTGTGAATCATAGTTTCGAGTCAAGATGGATCTTGCATCACTATCGCCTCCTGCATCATGGTCCAGATACAATGGAGGAATTATTGGATAGACACGTCGTCAAAAAGGAGAAGAGCCTGGATGATGACAAGAACGAGCTCCTAAATAGACAGCGACTCACTGGCAGTCGACGCGAGGCTCTAAGTCTATACCGAGACGTCATCCGCGCTACCCGGTTCTTCATGTGGGCCAACTCTCAAGGCATAATTTGGCGGGATGTTCTCAGAGAAAATGTCCGAAAGGAATTCGAGGAGGCACGATTTGAGAGAGATCCAGAAGTCATCACCAGGTTGCTAATTGGGGGTCGGGATGCTCTACAAGCTGCTTTGGAAAAACTTGCGGACAAACAAAAGCAAGAAATCGAAAAGCAACATGGCAATTCAAATACTCCTTGA